The stretch of DNA GAGCAGCTGACCGCCGCGCATTCGGTGTACGAGTCGGTCGGGTTTAAAAGCGGCGTTGAAAAAGGCTTTGTGATTAAGCCGCCGCCAGTGGCATTGTCTGCCCACCATCGCTTGCTGCCCACGTCGGTAGGCACGAACTTTGCTGATTTTAGCGATCTGATTACCCCTCGCGGAGCGACCCATGCGCATTATCATCGACGATCTTTCTCATCCCAAAGTCGCAGACTTACTCAATGAACACTTGGCGGGGATGTACGCTAGCTCGCCAGCCGAGTGCGTGTTTGCACTCGATTTAACTGCGCTGAAAGCGCCGGGAATTACTTTTTTAACAGCGTGGGACGGCGACGAGCTGCTCGCTTGTGGTGCATTCAAGCAGCTCGATGCCCAACATGCGGAAATTAAATCGATGCGTACCGCGCAGGGCTACCTGCGGCGCGGTGCGGCTGGGGCGATTTTGCGCGAGATCGAACGCCAAGCGCGCGAGCGGGGTATTGCGCGGATCAGTCTGGAAACGGGCACGACGCCCGATTTTATTCCCGCGCATCAGTTATATCGGCGCCACGGCTATGCCGAATGCGGCCCGTTTGCTGATTATCGCGAAAATGAATTTAGCTTGTTTATGTGCAAGCGCCTCGATGTGGCAAATTCTGTTTAGTGCAAAGATTGGGTGAATTTGATCTAGATGCAAAGCGCTGCAATCAGCAACGGCAGGTTAGAGCACGCAGTGTATGATGGCTGTTGTCTCATCTGGGCATCATTTGCCGTTTGATGGGATCTGTTTTACCAGAGCCGGCTCGCATTCAAACAGACCGGCCATAACAACAATAGGGATTTTATGAGCAAGCTTGCAGATTCTTCCTCTTCTACACTTTCTGGTCCAGCCTTGGCGCTGCTGTGGTTTGGTGCTGCGGTTTCGCTGGCCGAAATTTTAACCGGTTCTTTTATTGCACCCTTGGGGTTTGAGCAGGGCGTGCTGGCGATTGTATTGGGGCACTTGATCGGGGGCGTGCTGTTTTGGTTAGCTGGCTACATCGGCGCCCAAACCGGTAAATCGGCCATGGAAACAGTCAAGCGCTCATTCGGGCAGCGCGGCAGTATGTTGTTTTCGCTGGCGAATGTGGTGCAACTGGTTGGCTGGACGGCCATTATGGTGGCTTCAGGAGCGGCTGCCGCACAATTTTTGGTGCCGCAACTGGGCACTGCTGCGTGGGCGTTGATTATTGGTGTCTTGATAGCACTGTGGATTGTATTAGAGCTTAAAAATATGTCGCGCTTGCAGTCAGTAACTGCGGTGCTGCTGTTTTTATTGACTATTGTGCTGAGCTTTGTCGTATTCAACGCGCAAGCGGTGCATTTGCCGCCCAACGCCGGGCAGACTCTGGCATTTGGTGCCGCCGTTGAGCTGGCGGTAGCAATGCCATTGTCGTGGCTGCCGCTGGTGAGCGATTACACCCGTTCGGCTAAGCGTGCAGGCTGGGGGACGACTTGGGCTACCGTGGCGTATTTTATTGGCAGTTGCTGGATGTTCATTATCGGCTTGGGTGCTACGCTGTATGCTGGCTCAGGTGATATTGCGGCGATTATGTCGGCGGCGGGTTTAGGCGTTGCGGCAATTTTGATTGTGGTGTTTTCTACGGTAACCACCACCTTTATGGATG from Chitinibacter fontanus encodes:
- a CDS encoding GNAT family N-acetyltransferase — translated: MRIIIDDLSHPKVADLLNEHLAGMYASSPAECVFALDLTALKAPGITFLTAWDGDELLACGAFKQLDAQHAEIKSMRTAQGYLRRGAAGAILREIERQARERGIARISLETGTTPDFIPAHQLYRRHGYAECGPFADYRENEFSLFMCKRLDVANSV
- the cytX gene encoding putative hydroxymethylpyrimidine transporter CytX translates to MSKLADSSSSTLSGPALALLWFGAAVSLAEILTGSFIAPLGFEQGVLAIVLGHLIGGVLFWLAGYIGAQTGKSAMETVKRSFGQRGSMLFSLANVVQLVGWTAIMVASGAAAAQFLVPQLGTAAWALIIGVLIALWIVLELKNMSRLQSVTAVLLFLLTIVLSFVVFNAQAVHLPPNAGQTLAFGAAVELAVAMPLSWLPLVSDYTRSAKRAGWGTTWATVAYFIGSCWMFIIGLGATLYAGSGDIAAIMSAAGLGVAAILIVVFSTVTTTFMDAASAGISAASINPKLNERWAGIVAVVLGTALAIFAPVNNFEAFLYLIGSVFAPMIAIMCADYFLLKTDVTSQAVCWRNLALWCAGFALYRYSMTWDFVLGNTLPVMLIVAASSFAIGIVSRKFRPAAQAEAA